The following are encoded together in the Kribbella sp. CA-293567 genome:
- a CDS encoding TetR/AcrR family transcriptional regulator, with protein MVDGRRVRGEARRVVLLTATLAVIERDGVAGVSHRAVAAEAGVSLASTTYHFTSLDQLLVAALTWAAEDLAAELHERVTEMGARPADELARLIEHCLVYRRGRTLAEYELCLLAARRPALREAAAAWLEPLTQIARNFTTDPQKASLLVAALDGILLQSLIGARTYDQQDFTALLAHLR; from the coding sequence ATGGTGGACGGGCGGCGGGTGCGCGGCGAGGCGCGGCGGGTGGTGTTGCTGACGGCAACACTCGCGGTGATCGAGCGGGACGGCGTCGCAGGAGTGAGTCACCGGGCGGTGGCCGCGGAGGCGGGGGTCTCGCTGGCGTCGACGACGTACCACTTCACCTCGCTGGACCAGCTGCTGGTGGCCGCGCTGACCTGGGCGGCCGAGGATCTCGCCGCTGAACTGCACGAACGGGTGACCGAGATGGGTGCGCGACCGGCCGACGAGCTGGCCCGGTTGATCGAGCACTGCCTGGTCTATCGCCGCGGCCGCACGCTGGCGGAGTACGAGCTCTGCCTGCTGGCTGCCCGGCGTCCGGCGCTGCGGGAGGCAGCGGCCGCCTGGCTGGAGCCGCTCACCCAGATCGCGCGCAACTTCACCACCGATCCGCAGAAGGCCAGCCTGCTGGTGGCGGCGCTGGACGGCATCCTCCTGCAGTCTTTGATCGGCGCCCGGACCTACGACCAACAGGACTTCACGGCCCTGCTGGCCCACCTCAGGTAG
- a CDS encoding ABC transporter permease, which translates to MSVGAVRDRWQMFAGAVVAVALGVGLVQSSLQVMAATGQPQLPAGLSGVERARIRDGYAGAATLLGMTVMLAVFLTVFIVSTTFGFTVVQRRRELALLRLVGAQRGSLRLMLLGEAALLGVLGTAAGVPIGVLGTYAQSELLMSLGMLPFWFHAPWDPGALYAAAIVGVSTALVGVFAAAWRASRITALEALSDLPGSRPVMTGWRWFWGLSATGFTVLLVIVGQAAGDLVAGLMIALLVMVSGSVALSQLSPIAVPWVGRLPALVLRGSLVADLARSNVLHAVRRSSATAAPLIVLVGLLVGLWGTFGSLAKAVGEEQRQLVTADLVVGGPVAPAADIAVASRQTTVPITVRRKGSTVYSEAIGIDPAAWQQTHKLRPRKGSLDRLTGSTIAIGPGMSTDGYKLGSVLTATIGKRVTKLTVVAVLPETLDVGDNFYLPHALTPAGRTETLVKVADGNDRAAVARRLGGTAQSIADWAEDRGKAQQSGNTGIFAVLMGLAGVYAAVAVVNAIVMAAADRRREFALARMAGLTRAQVVLVALVESLTVVLIGVLLGCVVAAAALAGVASGTANTYGVVVLAVPWRLIALILAGALVVVGATAAGTAWTATRVRPISLLGGRE; encoded by the coding sequence ATGTCTGTAGGCGCAGTCCGGGACCGGTGGCAGATGTTCGCCGGCGCTGTGGTCGCGGTGGCGCTCGGGGTCGGGCTGGTGCAGTCGTCGCTGCAGGTGATGGCGGCGACCGGGCAACCGCAATTGCCCGCTGGACTCTCTGGGGTCGAGCGGGCACGCATCCGGGACGGCTACGCGGGTGCTGCCACTCTGCTCGGCATGACGGTGATGCTTGCGGTGTTCCTGACCGTGTTCATCGTCAGTACGACGTTCGGCTTCACTGTGGTGCAGCGGCGCCGGGAACTCGCGTTGCTCCGGCTGGTCGGAGCGCAACGGGGGAGCCTGCGGCTGATGCTGCTCGGTGAGGCCGCGTTGCTCGGAGTACTGGGCACCGCTGCCGGCGTACCGATCGGCGTGCTTGGCACCTACGCGCAGTCCGAACTGCTCATGTCGTTGGGGATGCTGCCTTTCTGGTTCCATGCACCATGGGATCCTGGCGCCCTGTACGCCGCTGCGATCGTCGGCGTGAGCACCGCCTTGGTCGGCGTCTTCGCAGCAGCCTGGCGAGCTTCACGGATCACCGCGTTGGAGGCGTTGTCGGATCTTCCCGGAAGCCGGCCGGTGATGACCGGGTGGCGGTGGTTCTGGGGCTTGTCAGCCACCGGGTTCACCGTCCTGCTGGTGATCGTGGGGCAGGCGGCGGGCGATCTCGTCGCGGGACTGATGATCGCGTTGCTGGTGATGGTCAGCGGTTCGGTCGCGTTGAGCCAGTTGAGTCCGATCGCCGTTCCCTGGGTGGGGCGCCTTCCGGCGTTGGTCCTGCGCGGCAGTCTGGTCGCGGATCTTGCTCGTAGCAACGTTCTCCATGCCGTACGGCGCAGCTCCGCGACCGCGGCTCCGCTGATCGTGCTGGTCGGTCTCCTGGTCGGTCTGTGGGGCACCTTCGGCTCGCTCGCCAAGGCTGTCGGTGAGGAGCAACGGCAACTCGTCACGGCCGACCTGGTGGTGGGAGGCCCGGTTGCTCCGGCGGCGGACATCGCGGTCGCGTCGCGGCAGACCACCGTGCCGATCACCGTTCGGCGCAAGGGTTCCACGGTGTACTCCGAAGCGATCGGCATCGACCCGGCCGCGTGGCAGCAGACCCACAAGCTCCGGCCGCGCAAGGGATCGCTGGACCGGCTCACCGGCTCGACGATCGCGATCGGACCGGGGATGAGCACTGACGGGTACAAGCTCGGATCGGTGCTCACGGCCACCATCGGCAAACGGGTGACCAAGCTGACGGTGGTTGCCGTCCTGCCTGAGACGCTGGACGTCGGCGACAACTTCTACCTTCCCCACGCGTTGACGCCGGCGGGCCGCACGGAGACTCTCGTCAAGGTTGCTGACGGCAATGATCGCGCCGCGGTCGCGCGGCGTCTGGGTGGCACGGCGCAGTCGATCGCCGACTGGGCGGAAGACCGCGGCAAGGCCCAGCAGAGCGGCAACACGGGAATCTTCGCGGTCCTGATGGGGCTGGCGGGCGTCTACGCCGCGGTCGCGGTGGTGAACGCGATCGTGATGGCGGCAGCGGACCGGCGTCGCGAGTTCGCACTCGCCAGGATGGCCGGCTTGACCAGAGCCCAAGTGGTTCTGGTGGCGCTGGTCGAGTCGCTGACCGTCGTCCTGATCGGCGTACTCCTCGGGTGCGTGGTCGCGGCGGCCGCACTGGCCGGCGTCGCCTCCGGTACGGCGAACACCTACGGCGTCGTCGTCCTTGCCGTTCCCTGGCGGCTGATCGCCCTCATCCTGGCCGGGGCGCTCGTCGTCGTCGGCGCGACAGCGGCCGGTACGGCGTGGACGGCGACCCGGGTGCGCCCGATCTCCTTGCTAGGCGGGCGGGAGTGA
- a CDS encoding DUF2867 domain-containing protein — MPAPTDLPELTDLLPTADVIDVKTVTGAVTLRQFVAGALGNGSVPGRALFAIRVPIARLLRLEMAGMPAKTKLRPEEVPFTPGEPLSFFTVLRGEEEHYLLLEVTDNHLVAHLAIIVDDSGPVRRFKVVTLVRYLRKAGRLYFELIRPFHHIVVRVMCRSGVRGSLPPA; from the coding sequence ATGCCGGCCCCCACCGACCTGCCCGAACTGACCGACCTGCTTCCGACGGCCGACGTCATCGACGTGAAGACCGTCACCGGCGCCGTCACCCTGCGCCAGTTCGTCGCCGGCGCCCTCGGCAACGGCTCCGTGCCTGGCCGGGCGCTCTTCGCCATCCGGGTACCGATCGCCCGGCTGCTGCGCCTGGAGATGGCCGGCATGCCGGCGAAGACGAAGCTCCGCCCCGAGGAGGTCCCCTTCACTCCGGGCGAACCGCTCTCGTTCTTCACAGTACTGCGCGGCGAGGAGGAGCACTATCTCCTCCTCGAGGTCACCGACAACCATCTGGTCGCCCACCTGGCGATCATCGTGGACGACTCCGGACCGGTACGCCGGTTCAAGGTCGTCACCCTCGTGCGCTACCTGCGCAAGGCAGGCCGGCTGTACTTCGAGCTGATCCGCCCCTTCCACCACATCGTCGTGCGAGTCATGTGCCGCTCGGGCGTGCGCGGATCACTCCCGCCCGCCTAG
- a CDS encoding TetR/AcrR family transcriptional regulator, giving the protein MVTKIDWLDAGLKVLADEGSPALTIERLTTELGLSKGSYYHHFKGTGGFRTALLEHFENSFTTRLIDTVERRPEADAATKLTELMELVLADADSVRLEIAVRAWALQDPEARAAQERVDQARIAYLQELCRGISSMKEPDHLARLLYLILIGAEQIVPPVPGAELRALYATTLTLATGEPFLS; this is encoded by the coding sequence ATGGTGACGAAGATCGACTGGCTCGACGCCGGGCTGAAGGTGCTGGCCGACGAGGGCTCGCCCGCGTTGACGATCGAGCGGCTGACGACCGAGCTGGGATTGAGCAAGGGCTCCTACTACCACCACTTCAAGGGCACCGGCGGTTTCCGGACCGCCCTGCTCGAGCACTTCGAGAACAGCTTCACCACCCGGCTGATCGACACGGTCGAGCGGCGGCCCGAGGCCGATGCCGCGACCAAGCTGACCGAGTTGATGGAGCTGGTGCTGGCCGACGCCGACAGCGTCCGCCTCGAGATCGCAGTACGGGCGTGGGCTCTGCAGGATCCCGAGGCACGGGCGGCGCAGGAGCGCGTCGATCAGGCCAGAATCGCTTATCTGCAAGAGCTCTGCCGTGGGATCAGCTCGATGAAGGAACCCGATCACCTGGCCCGGCTGCTCTATCTGATCCTGATCGGCGCCGAGCAGATCGTCCCACCGGTCCCAGGCGCCGAGTTGCGCGCCCTCTACGCCACCACGCTGACCCTGGCGACCGGCGAACCGTTCCTCAGCTGA
- a CDS encoding LamG domain-containing protein: MFSSPPISRRTLLAAGATTALAALTAPLTMPLTAAARRGPCNYDGVVLQDSPAAYWRLAQPGGGTEASLGQVSGLTGSYAGTRSTTTLPNGDAATAFDGATGYFQVADHAALSPATTGVFTLEAWMRPDALEFPNQQGSGYVHWMGKGEAGQHEYVSRMYSRTNTENRPNRISGYSFNLTGGLGAGSYFQDPVAAGTWIHYVLVINAATKSTTYPNGYTKIYRDGVLRDQDDLSIQGQIIVPARGSAPFRAGTRDLGSFFQGAIGKLAVYPKELTPTRIAAHHTAMVP; encoded by the coding sequence ATGTTCAGTTCACCGCCCATCAGCCGCCGGACCCTGCTCGCTGCAGGGGCCACGACAGCCCTGGCAGCACTGACCGCGCCACTGACCATGCCACTGACCGCCGCCGCCCGCCGCGGTCCCTGCAACTACGACGGCGTCGTACTCCAGGACTCACCGGCCGCCTACTGGAGACTGGCTCAGCCAGGCGGCGGGACGGAGGCCTCTCTCGGCCAGGTATCCGGACTGACCGGCAGTTACGCCGGCACGCGGAGTACGACGACCCTCCCGAACGGCGACGCGGCCACCGCCTTCGACGGCGCCACCGGCTACTTCCAAGTGGCGGACCACGCGGCCCTCAGCCCTGCCACCACAGGAGTCTTCACGCTGGAAGCCTGGATGAGGCCGGACGCCCTCGAGTTCCCGAACCAGCAAGGCAGCGGCTACGTGCACTGGATGGGCAAAGGCGAGGCCGGACAGCACGAGTACGTGTCCCGGATGTACTCCCGGACCAACACCGAGAACCGCCCCAACCGGATCTCCGGCTACTCGTTCAACCTCACCGGCGGCCTCGGCGCCGGCTCGTACTTCCAGGACCCGGTCGCGGCCGGAACGTGGATCCACTACGTCCTGGTCATCAACGCCGCCACGAAGAGCACCACCTACCCCAACGGCTACACCAAGATCTACCGCGACGGCGTACTGCGCGACCAGGACGACCTGAGCATCCAGGGGCAGATCATCGTGCCGGCCCGCGGCTCCGCCCCCTTCCGCGCCGGTACCCGCGACCTCGGCTCCTTCTTCCAGGGCGCGATCGGCAAACTCGCCGTCTACCCCAAGGAACTCACGCCCACCCGGATCGCCGCCCACCACACCGCGATGGTGCCCTGA
- a CDS encoding LacI family DNA-binding transcriptional regulator, with protein sequence MTARARPATLKDVAEAAGVSISTVSRVFSSPGRISPETSHRVREIARRLRFTPNVMARSLITGTSPNIGLVVPDISNPYMTTLLKAAQKVSRQHATGIFVADTDDSADLERQVCEQFAQQSRGVILCAPRMSASHIREVSELVPLVLVNRVVEGIPSVSTDSRAALRELLEELVAQGHRRIAYLPGPAGSWSNKQRARTVVERARALEVELVRLDPTAGIHADGVAAAARVLKLGVTAVMAFDDVLAAGLVEGLRRAGKSVPDDVSVTGHDDILSELVHPGLTTVTGQSDRVGQLAIGRLLDEAGSNEAVGVKATVVRRRSTAPPRPV encoded by the coding sequence ATGACTGCGCGAGCCCGACCGGCGACACTCAAGGACGTGGCCGAGGCCGCGGGCGTCTCGATCTCGACGGTCTCCCGGGTCTTCTCCAGCCCGGGCCGGATCTCGCCGGAGACCTCACACCGGGTCCGCGAGATCGCTCGCCGGCTGCGCTTCACCCCGAACGTGATGGCCCGCTCGCTGATCACCGGGACGTCGCCCAACATCGGGCTGGTCGTGCCGGACATCTCCAACCCCTACATGACCACGCTGCTGAAGGCCGCCCAGAAGGTGTCCCGGCAGCACGCGACCGGCATCTTCGTCGCCGACACCGACGACAGCGCCGACCTGGAGCGGCAGGTCTGCGAGCAGTTCGCGCAGCAGAGCCGCGGCGTGATCCTGTGCGCGCCCAGGATGAGCGCGTCCCACATCCGCGAGGTCAGCGAACTGGTCCCGCTCGTCCTGGTGAACCGGGTGGTCGAAGGCATCCCCAGCGTCTCCACCGACTCACGAGCGGCGCTGCGGGAACTGCTGGAGGAGCTGGTCGCGCAGGGACACCGCCGGATCGCCTACCTGCCCGGCCCGGCCGGATCCTGGTCGAACAAGCAACGCGCCAGGACCGTTGTCGAGCGGGCCCGCGCGCTGGAGGTCGAGCTGGTCCGGCTCGACCCCACGGCCGGCATCCACGCGGACGGCGTCGCTGCCGCCGCCAGAGTGCTCAAACTCGGCGTGACCGCGGTGATGGCCTTCGACGACGTCCTTGCCGCGGGACTGGTCGAAGGCCTGCGCCGCGCGGGCAAGTCGGTGCCCGACGACGTCAGCGTCACCGGCCACGACGACATCCTCTCGGAACTCGTCCATCCCGGTCTCACCACCGTCACCGGGCAGAGCGACCGGGTCGGCCAGCTGGCGATCGGCCGGCTGCTGGACGAGGCCGGCTCGAACGAAGCGGTCGGAGTCAAGGCCACCGTCGTACGCCGGAGGTCGACCGCTCCACCCCGGCCCGTCTGA
- a CDS encoding Gfo/Idh/MocA family protein translates to MTTTRPPAVALAGTSGYGRRHLDQLLGWHAAGRIRLAALVDLDFSPETRQLVAAAGADPVLTHSVEEALDRRDLDLAVVATPPHTHFPIARTVLRNGLALYLEKPPVPLLQQLDELTALTPVRRTEVGFQLARASIEAFEAVLATGAVGEVSRITAHGCLARPDAYYARNAWAGSWFADGQPVLDGPLFNPLAHIVHTALTLARRIDSTWTPETVQAEHYAVHSITGDDIGAIRVRSSSGPEVLAVGTTVADVVQEPAVTVHGSRGHVMIRNRDGRGFTVIDGVRADLPSLSRPAEPLLVAVEDLDGRPDPVIDLAAVRPFVAIVNAAVEAAGRPHGISRLGQVHRTGDVSTRTLPGLSGLVDRVIAAGSLFSELGVAWACPTPPLDLRGYTGLSHPELAWPSVHQETR, encoded by the coding sequence ATGACGACCACCAGGCCACCGGCCGTCGCGCTGGCCGGTACGTCGGGCTACGGCCGGCGGCATCTCGACCAGTTGCTCGGCTGGCACGCCGCCGGCCGGATCCGCCTGGCCGCGCTGGTAGACCTCGACTTCTCCCCCGAGACCAGGCAACTGGTCGCCGCGGCCGGAGCTGATCCGGTACTGACCCACAGCGTCGAGGAAGCGCTCGACCGCCGCGATCTCGACCTCGCAGTGGTGGCCACGCCACCACACACCCACTTCCCGATCGCCCGCACCGTACTGCGCAACGGCCTCGCCCTCTACCTCGAGAAGCCGCCGGTCCCGCTGCTCCAGCAACTCGACGAACTGACCGCGCTCACCCCGGTACGCCGTACCGAGGTCGGCTTCCAGCTCGCGCGCGCCTCGATCGAAGCGTTCGAGGCGGTGCTCGCCACCGGAGCGGTCGGCGAGGTCTCGCGCATCACCGCGCACGGCTGTCTCGCCCGCCCCGATGCCTACTACGCCCGCAACGCCTGGGCCGGCTCCTGGTTCGCCGACGGACAGCCCGTTCTCGACGGGCCTCTGTTCAACCCACTCGCGCACATCGTGCACACCGCACTCACCCTGGCCAGGCGGATCGACAGCACCTGGACACCCGAGACGGTCCAAGCCGAGCACTACGCGGTGCACTCGATCACTGGCGACGACATCGGCGCCATCCGGGTCCGCTCGTCGTCCGGGCCGGAGGTGCTCGCCGTCGGGACCACCGTGGCGGACGTCGTACAGGAGCCGGCTGTCACCGTGCACGGCTCGCGAGGCCACGTCATGATCCGCAATCGGGACGGCCGCGGCTTCACGGTGATCGACGGCGTCCGGGCCGACCTGCCTTCGCTCAGCAGACCGGCCGAGCCGCTGCTGGTGGCCGTCGAAGACCTCGACGGCCGGCCGGATCCCGTCATCGATCTCGCTGCGGTCCGGCCCTTCGTCGCGATCGTCAACGCGGCCGTCGAGGCAGCGGGGCGGCCGCACGGCATCTCGCGACTCGGGCAGGTACACCGAACCGGCGACGTCTCGACCCGGACCCTGCCGGGCCTGTCCGGCCTCGTCGACCGGGTCATCGCCGCTGGTAGTCTCTTCAGCGAACTGGGCGTGGCCTGGGCCTGCCCGACCCCACCGCTGGACCTTCGGGGCTACACCGGCTTGTCCCACCCCGAGTTGGCGTGGCCGTCCGTGCACCAGGAGACGAGATGA
- a CDS encoding carbohydrate ABC transporter permease produces MTTGTAREKLIRWPLMLIAVATVLGPLLWQVSTALKGAGESTVGFPGTLLPQDPTLDNFVTAFRQIPLLRYVLNSVAISAMGMATTVVLATLTGYALARIAFRGRSLYTTLLLATAVLPFEVILVSTMLVTRGLGLNDTLLGVVLPQAVSIVAIFVMRQAFLRIPNELAEAAAIDGAGPFQVFRHVMLPSVRGSLAVVTVLGFLDSWDHFIWPLVILSDPAKYPVNVGVQYLSGTFSADQRVISAAAIVVMIPPLLVYFLMQKQVFRGLSEGALKG; encoded by the coding sequence ATGACCACCGGCACCGCACGCGAGAAGCTGATCCGCTGGCCGTTGATGCTGATCGCCGTCGCCACCGTGCTCGGACCGCTGCTGTGGCAGGTCAGTACGGCGCTGAAGGGCGCCGGCGAGTCGACGGTCGGCTTCCCCGGGACGTTGCTGCCGCAGGATCCGACCCTGGACAACTTCGTCACCGCCTTCCGCCAGATCCCGTTGCTGCGCTACGTGCTGAACTCGGTGGCCATCTCGGCGATGGGAATGGCCACCACCGTCGTACTGGCGACGCTGACCGGCTATGCGCTGGCGCGGATCGCGTTCCGCGGCCGGAGCCTCTACACAACGTTGCTGCTGGCAACCGCCGTGCTGCCGTTCGAGGTGATCCTGGTGTCGACGATGCTGGTCACCCGCGGTCTGGGACTGAACGACACGCTGCTCGGGGTGGTGCTGCCGCAAGCCGTCTCGATCGTCGCCATCTTCGTCATGCGGCAGGCCTTTCTGCGGATCCCGAACGAGCTGGCCGAGGCCGCTGCCATCGACGGTGCCGGTCCGTTCCAGGTCTTCCGGCACGTCATGCTGCCGTCGGTCCGCGGCTCGCTCGCCGTCGTCACGGTGCTCGGTTTCCTCGACTCCTGGGACCACTTCATCTGGCCGCTGGTGATCCTGAGCGACCCGGCGAAGTACCCGGTGAACGTCGGCGTCCAGTACCTGTCCGGCACCTTCTCGGCCGACCAGCGGGTGATCTCGGCCGCCGCGATCGTGGTGATGATCCCGCCGCTGCTGGTCTACTTCCTGATGCAGAAGCAGGTGTTCAGAGGACTGTCCGAGGGAGCGCTGAAGGGATGA
- a CDS encoding carbohydrate ABC transporter permease, whose translation MTALATEPRVRTQARRPEPPPRRRHRWFVPLLFVGPALVLQLTFLFLPLANTFVLAFTNASTIGGGTFTGLANFTELMSDTTFWHAVGRTFVYMLVAVPALVIISTCLAVLVNTRLRGTALVRPLLFSPMVLPLAVIAVVFQYLLDSDGLVNQILAGLQLVSEPVPFLSDPDLALFSLTAVTVWKGCALYTLITLAALQNVSAELDEAAQLDGAGWLRRTVGVTLPQIRGTTVMIAILAAIATLRVFTEPYIITGGGPGDSTQTIVVYLFQKGISPGTDAGYASAISLVLFVFVLTVSSISWLISRKARA comes from the coding sequence ATGACGGCACTGGCAACGGAGCCGCGGGTCCGAACACAGGCACGGCGTCCGGAGCCGCCGCCGCGACGCCGGCACCGCTGGTTCGTGCCGCTGCTGTTCGTCGGCCCCGCCCTCGTCCTGCAGCTCACCTTCCTGTTCCTCCCACTGGCCAACACCTTCGTCCTGGCGTTCACCAACGCGAGCACGATCGGCGGTGGCACCTTCACCGGCCTGGCCAACTTCACCGAACTGATGTCGGACACGACCTTCTGGCACGCGGTCGGCCGTACCTTTGTCTACATGCTGGTGGCAGTACCGGCGCTGGTGATCATCTCGACCTGCCTGGCCGTACTGGTCAACACCAGACTGCGGGGTACCGCGCTGGTCCGGCCGCTGCTGTTCTCCCCGATGGTCCTTCCACTGGCCGTCATCGCGGTCGTCTTCCAGTACCTGCTCGACTCCGACGGCCTGGTCAACCAGATCCTGGCAGGTCTGCAACTGGTCAGCGAGCCCGTACCGTTCCTCAGCGACCCCGATCTGGCCCTGTTCAGCCTGACGGCGGTGACGGTCTGGAAGGGCTGCGCCCTCTACACCCTGATCACCCTCGCCGCGCTGCAGAACGTCTCGGCCGAACTCGACGAGGCGGCCCAGCTGGACGGCGCGGGCTGGCTGCGGCGGACGGTCGGCGTCACCCTGCCGCAGATCAGGGGGACGACGGTGATGATCGCCATCCTGGCCGCGATCGCCACCCTGCGGGTCTTCACCGAGCCCTACATCATCACCGGCGGCGGGCCCGGCGACTCGACCCAGACGATCGTGGTCTACCTGTTCCAGAAGGGGATCTCGCCCGGCACCGACGCGGGGTACGCCTCCGCGATCAGCCTGGTCCTGTTCGTCTTCGTGCTGACCGTGTCCAGCATCAGCTGGCTCATCTCCCGGAAGGCCCGCGCATGA